From Citricoccus sp. SGAir0253, a single genomic window includes:
- the gabT gene encoding 4-aminobutyrate--2-oxoglutarate transaminase: MRTAVPGPRSAALAARRSAAVADGVSSVHPFFAADADGGILLDVDGNAFVDLGSGIAVTAVGASHPDVVAAVAGQAGRFTHTCAMVSPYEGYVRVCEELAVRTPGRFAKRAALFTSGAEAVENAVKVARVATGRSAVVALEHAFHGRTNLTLALTGRAAPYKASGGRSFGPFASEVYRVPGSYPYREQAPGLTGEQAAERAIRLVEEQVGAQAVAAVVVEPVLGEGGVIVPAPGFLPALARWARAAGIVLVADEVQTGLCRTGDWFAAEHEGIEPDLVAVGKGLAGGLPLSAVVGRAELMDAIDPGGLGGTFGGNPVACAAALATLAAMDRHGLCARARRIEELALPRLRALAARTGAVGEVRGRGAMLGMEFVVPDGGRAPDARIVRQVLAGCRDEGVALLSCGTHGNVLRLVPPLVIGEELLSDALDVLEAVVSAAAGGPPAASPR; this comes from the coding sequence ATGCGCACGGCGGTCCCGGGCCCGCGGTCCGCGGCGCTGGCCGCGCGCCGCTCGGCCGCCGTGGCGGACGGGGTGTCCTCGGTGCACCCCTTCTTCGCCGCGGACGCCGACGGCGGGATCCTGCTGGACGTGGACGGCAACGCGTTCGTGGACCTCGGCAGCGGGATCGCGGTGACGGCGGTGGGCGCCTCCCACCCGGACGTGGTGGCCGCCGTGGCCGGGCAGGCGGGGCGCTTCACCCACACGTGCGCCATGGTCAGTCCCTACGAGGGCTACGTGCGGGTGTGCGAGGAGCTCGCGGTGCGCACCCCCGGGCGGTTCGCCAAGCGGGCGGCGCTGTTCACCTCCGGGGCGGAGGCCGTGGAGAACGCCGTGAAGGTGGCCCGGGTGGCCACCGGCCGGTCCGCCGTCGTGGCCCTGGAGCACGCCTTCCACGGCCGGACCAACCTCACGCTGGCCCTGACCGGCCGGGCCGCCCCGTACAAGGCCTCCGGCGGGCGGTCCTTCGGCCCGTTCGCCTCCGAGGTGTACCGCGTGCCCGGCAGCTACCCCTACCGCGAGCAGGCGCCGGGGCTGACGGGGGAGCAGGCCGCCGAGCGGGCCATCCGGCTGGTGGAGGAGCAGGTCGGCGCGCAGGCGGTGGCCGCGGTGGTGGTGGAGCCGGTCCTCGGCGAGGGCGGGGTGATCGTGCCCGCGCCCGGGTTCCTGCCGGCGCTCGCCCGCTGGGCGCGCGCGGCCGGCATCGTGCTGGTCGCGGACGAGGTCCAGACCGGGCTGTGCCGCACGGGGGACTGGTTCGCCGCCGAGCACGAGGGGATCGAGCCGGACCTCGTGGCCGTGGGCAAGGGGCTGGCCGGCGGCCTGCCGCTGTCCGCCGTGGTGGGCCGGGCGGAGCTGATGGACGCGATCGACCCGGGTGGGCTTGGCGGGACCTTCGGGGGCAATCCCGTGGCGTGCGCGGCGGCGCTGGCCACCCTGGCCGCGATGGACCGCCACGGCCTGTGCGCCCGGGCCCGGCGGATCGAGGAGCTCGCGCTGCCGCGGCTGCGGGCGCTGGCCGCACGCACCGGGGCGGTCGGGGAGGTGCGCGGGCGCGGGGCCATGCTGGGGATGGAGTTCGTGGTGCCCGACGGCGGCCGCGCCCCGGACGCGCGGATCGTCCGGCAGGTGCTGGCCGGGTGCCGGGACGAGGGCGTGGCGCTGCTGTCCTGCGGCACGCACGGCAACGTGCTGCGCCTGGTGCCGCCGCTCGTGATCGGCGAGGAGCTGCTGTCCGACGCGCTGGACGTGCTGGAGGCGGTGGTCAGCGCGGCTGCCGGCGGGCCACCCGCAGCGAGTCCACGCTGA
- the eccCa gene encoding type VII secretion protein EccCa, with translation MTQRVVHRPARTSAPARRFRPFTIQGPQPVDPAAAEAGGGNLLALLPMLAAGGSMLVMMTFRQSPFAAVGAIAMMVSVVVGVAMVLSHRGRATRQRTLLRDTYARYLERTRARLRAEELEARRAARAACPPPAALFDVVRDPARLWERRRHHEDFLETRLGSGRRPTRDITVDLLEGPAAVQDGFMVREAEVLRQRFATAPDMPVTVPLDSAGTVSVVGPRAFGLQVARSLLTGAAALQSPEDLRIALVTPPDRRRDWDWAAPLPHLAESGTPLIAPDVAALAGLLEADLRHRSTVAGQGTRFAAGPDAGPAALSRLLVVVDGHGADAPDLSLGDGHLGPAARAITVLHLGGDRLQEPAEVSLRISAAPGREDGRDGFVLEDLRRDPAEPVRTEGGLDPLDEHTAAGIARTLAPLRLSPDSLEHSVDESAGSRSFLQMLDLSPRLDRADVERLWRAPRGAGFLRVPLGPDDQGRPVLLDLKEAAQRGMGPHGLCVGATGSGKSEMLRSLVFGLLATHSPDTLAMVLVDFKGGATFAPFAGAPQVTGIITNLSDDLTLIERVYASLNGEILRRQEVLRAAGNIANITDYQLHREEERARGRELPPLPHLVVIIDEFGELLTARPDFIDLFLSIGRIGRSIGVHLLLSSQRIEAGRLRGLETYLSYRIGLRTLSESESRTVLDTPDAFHLPPLPGYGYLKVDTTVYTRFQAGYVSGPLEDEAAAAESAPRPGDAVPPVLEAPDYAPAPGDAAGNAAVPAPAPAGPARRTTGPTVMSTLMDTLRTLPRSVTPIWLPPLPAATTLDGAVGEPRATAEGLRLPAGGDLTVPIGILDDPARQWQGLWEVDFTAGSGNLLIHGGPQSGKSTLLRTVVASLALTHSPRQAGIYCIDLLGAGLLPLAGLPHVGGVAIRTNREVITRTVDEVAGMLAHRERLFEQHTIDSLPTLRRLHAEGRLPELPSADIFLVIDGHGQFAEEFEELVPRVTAIMTRGGGYGIHVVTTVSRNAEVRSTHQSFFTHRVELRLTDPGESTIDRRLAENVSPGAPGRALTAAGLQAHVALPRIDGREDPASATEGLADLVERVGRSTTGAAMRVRVLPAVVEAATVPTPARQGLLPLGLRELDLGTEVLDLEHRDRNLIVLGDEETGKTNVLRGVVRRFTRTHTDEELFFVVWDPRRVLGDAVPEDYLGGYAANAAVGAQLTNAVLQEIAKRQDPAQDQSVPQRRARMVLLVDDYDVLTVGGGQSPLAPLVPYLPMAAELRMNVVLTRRVRGASRGMYESFFATLRDNGTAALVLSGDRAEGALVHGVKARRLPPGRGQLVVTGRPVMTVQTFLEAP, from the coding sequence GTGACCCAGCGCGTGGTGCACCGGCCGGCCCGCACCTCGGCCCCGGCCCGCCGGTTCCGGCCGTTCACGATCCAGGGCCCCCAGCCCGTGGACCCCGCGGCCGCCGAGGCCGGCGGGGGGAACCTGCTGGCGCTGCTGCCGATGCTGGCCGCGGGCGGGTCCATGCTGGTGATGATGACGTTCCGGCAGAGCCCCTTCGCGGCGGTGGGGGCGATCGCCATGATGGTCTCCGTGGTGGTGGGCGTGGCGATGGTCCTCTCCCACCGCGGCCGGGCCACGCGGCAGCGCACGCTGCTGCGGGACACCTACGCCCGCTACCTCGAGCGGACCCGGGCGCGCCTGCGCGCGGAGGAGCTCGAGGCCCGGCGGGCCGCGCGCGCCGCCTGCCCGCCCCCGGCGGCCCTGTTCGACGTGGTGCGCGACCCGGCCCGGCTGTGGGAGCGCCGCCGGCACCACGAGGACTTCCTCGAGACGCGCCTGGGCTCGGGGCGGCGGCCCACCCGGGACATCACCGTGGACCTGCTGGAGGGCCCCGCCGCTGTGCAGGACGGGTTCATGGTGCGCGAGGCCGAGGTGCTCCGGCAGCGGTTCGCGACCGCACCCGACATGCCCGTCACGGTCCCGCTGGACTCCGCCGGGACCGTCTCCGTGGTGGGACCGCGCGCGTTCGGGCTGCAGGTCGCCCGCTCCCTCCTCACGGGGGCCGCGGCCCTGCAGTCCCCCGAGGACCTGCGGATCGCCCTCGTCACGCCGCCCGACCGCCGCCGCGACTGGGACTGGGCGGCCCCGCTCCCCCACCTGGCGGAGTCCGGCACCCCGCTCATCGCCCCGGACGTGGCGGCCCTGGCCGGGCTGCTGGAGGCGGACCTGCGGCACCGCTCCACCGTGGCGGGCCAGGGCACGCGGTTCGCCGCCGGCCCGGACGCCGGTCCGGCCGCGCTGTCCCGGCTCCTCGTGGTGGTGGACGGCCACGGCGCCGACGCCCCGGACCTGTCCCTCGGGGACGGGCACCTCGGCCCGGCGGCGCGCGCCATCACCGTGCTGCACCTGGGCGGGGACCGGCTCCAGGAGCCGGCCGAGGTCTCGCTGCGGATCTCCGCGGCGCCCGGGCGCGAGGACGGCCGGGACGGGTTCGTGCTGGAGGACCTCCGCCGGGACCCGGCCGAGCCGGTGCGCACCGAGGGCGGGCTGGACCCGCTGGACGAGCACACCGCGGCCGGGATCGCCCGGACCCTCGCGCCCCTGCGGCTGTCCCCGGACTCCCTCGAGCACTCCGTGGACGAGTCCGCGGGCTCGCGGTCCTTCCTGCAGATGCTGGACCTGTCCCCGCGGCTGGACCGGGCCGACGTCGAGCGCCTGTGGCGCGCGCCCCGCGGGGCGGGGTTCCTGCGCGTGCCGCTGGGCCCGGACGACCAGGGCCGGCCCGTGCTGCTGGACCTCAAGGAGGCCGCCCAGCGGGGCATGGGCCCGCACGGGCTGTGCGTGGGCGCCACCGGCTCCGGCAAGTCCGAGATGCTGCGCTCGCTCGTGTTCGGGCTGCTGGCCACCCACTCCCCGGACACGCTGGCCATGGTCCTGGTGGACTTCAAGGGCGGGGCCACCTTCGCCCCCTTCGCCGGCGCCCCCCAGGTGACCGGCATCATCACCAACCTCTCCGACGACCTGACGCTCATCGAGCGCGTGTACGCCTCCCTCAACGGGGAGATCCTGCGCCGGCAGGAGGTGCTGCGGGCCGCCGGGAACATCGCCAACATCACCGACTACCAGCTCCACCGCGAGGAGGAGCGGGCGCGGGGGCGGGAACTGCCGCCACTGCCGCACCTGGTGGTCATCATCGACGAGTTCGGCGAGCTGCTCACGGCGCGGCCGGACTTCATCGACCTGTTCCTGTCCATCGGCCGGATCGGCCGCTCCATCGGCGTGCACCTGCTGCTGAGCTCCCAGCGCATCGAGGCCGGCCGGCTGCGCGGGCTGGAGACCTACCTGTCCTACCGGATCGGGCTGCGCACGCTGTCAGAGTCCGAGTCCCGCACGGTGCTGGACACGCCGGACGCGTTCCACCTGCCGCCGCTGCCCGGCTACGGGTACCTGAAGGTGGACACCACCGTCTACACCCGGTTCCAGGCCGGCTACGTCTCCGGGCCGCTCGAGGACGAGGCGGCGGCCGCCGAGTCCGCGCCCCGGCCCGGGGACGCGGTGCCGCCCGTGCTCGAGGCCCCCGACTACGCCCCCGCCCCCGGGGACGCCGCCGGGAACGCCGCCGTGCCGGCGCCGGCTCCCGCCGGCCCGGCCCGCCGCACCACCGGTCCCACCGTGATGTCCACGCTGATGGACACCCTGCGCACCCTGCCGCGCTCGGTCACCCCGATCTGGCTGCCGCCGCTGCCGGCGGCCACGACCCTGGACGGCGCCGTGGGCGAGCCCCGCGCCACCGCGGAGGGGCTGCGGCTGCCCGCCGGCGGGGACCTCACCGTGCCGATCGGGATCCTCGACGACCCGGCGCGCCAGTGGCAGGGGCTGTGGGAGGTCGACTTCACCGCCGGCTCGGGCAACCTGCTCATCCACGGCGGTCCCCAGTCGGGCAAGTCCACCCTGCTGCGCACCGTCGTCGCCTCCCTGGCGCTGACGCACTCCCCCCGGCAGGCCGGCATCTACTGCATCGACCTGCTGGGGGCCGGGCTGCTGCCGCTGGCCGGGCTGCCCCACGTGGGCGGCGTGGCGATCCGCACCAACCGGGAGGTCATCACCCGCACGGTGGACGAGGTCGCCGGGATGCTCGCCCACCGCGAGCGCCTCTTCGAGCAGCACACGATCGACTCGCTGCCCACCCTGCGGCGGCTGCACGCCGAGGGCCGGCTGCCGGAGCTGCCCAGCGCGGACATCTTCCTGGTCATCGACGGCCACGGCCAGTTCGCCGAGGAGTTCGAGGAGCTCGTCCCGCGGGTCACCGCGATCATGACCCGCGGCGGCGGCTACGGCATCCACGTGGTCACCACGGTCAGCCGCAACGCGGAGGTCCGCTCCACCCACCAGTCCTTCTTCACGCACCGCGTCGAGCTGCGGCTGACGGACCCCGGCGAGTCCACGATCGACCGCCGGCTGGCCGAGAACGTCAGCCCGGGTGCCCCCGGGCGCGCCCTCACCGCGGCCGGGCTGCAGGCCCACGTGGCGCTGCCGCGGATCGACGGCCGGGAGGACCCCGCGAGCGCCACCGAGGGCCTGGCGGACCTGGTCGAGCGGGTGGGGCGGTCCACCACGGGGGCCGCGATGCGGGTCCGGGTGCTGCCGGCCGTCGTGGAGGCCGCGACCGTCCCCACCCCCGCCCGGCAGGGGCTGTTGCCGCTGGGGCTGCGCGAGCTGGACCTGGGCACCGAGGTCCTGGACCTCGAGCACCGGGACCGGAACCTCATCGTCCTGGGCGACGAGGAGACCGGCAAGACGAACGTGCTGCGCGGCGTGGTCCGCCGGTTCACCCGGACCCACACGGACGAGGAGCTGTTCTTCGTGGTGTGGGACCCGCGCCGCGTGCTCGGCGACGCCGTGCCGGAGGACTACCTGGGCGGCTATGCCGCCAACGCCGCCGTGGGCGCCCAGCTGACCAACGCCGTGCTGCAGGAGATCGCCAAGCGCCAGGACCCGGCCCAGGACCAGTCCGTGCCGCAGCGGCGCGCGCGCATGGTCCTGCTGGTCGACGACTACGACGTCCTCACCGTGGGCGGCGGCCAGTCCCCGCTGGCCCCGCTCGTGCCCTACCTGCCGATGGCCGCGGAGCTGCGGATGAACGTGGTGCTGACCCGGCGGGTGCGCGGGGCCTCCCGCGGCATGTACGAGTCGTTCTTCGCCACGCTCCGGGACAACGGCACCGCCGCGCTGGTCCTGTCCGGGGACCGGGCCGAGGGCGCCCTGGTGCACGGGGTCAAGGCCCGCCGGCTGCCGCCGGGACGCGGCCAGCTGGTGGTCACCGGCCGGCCGGTCATGACGGTCCAGACGTTCCTCGAGGCCCCGTGA
- the rarD gene encoding EamA family transporter RarD, whose amino-acid sequence MSRALDHRGARPANRPAPPARPVTPGGLAAGAGAYLLWGGLPLYVAATAPASAVEVVVVRIGFTLVTCAVLLAATRRWRDVGALVGRPRRLGATALAAVLIGANWAIYTYAVVSGQTIEAALGYFINPLVAVLAGVFLLGERLRPAQWAAVGISVVAVLVLAVGHGAVPWIGLGLALSFGSYGIAKNRLGPVNPVASLTAETIVLLPALVAGTWWLAATAQLTLVTGGPGHFWVLALSGPVTAAPLILFGAAAGRLPLTVVGMLQYLTPVIQFLVGLLVFGEHMTPGRWAGFVLIWCALAVLSVDSLRVARRQPR is encoded by the coding sequence GTGAGCCGCGCCCTCGACCACCGCGGGGCCCGCCCCGCGAACCGCCCCGCCCCGCCGGCCCGCCCCGTCACGCCCGGCGGGCTCGCCGCCGGGGCCGGTGCCTACCTGCTGTGGGGCGGGCTGCCGCTGTACGTGGCGGCCACGGCCCCGGCCTCCGCCGTGGAGGTCGTGGTGGTGCGCATCGGCTTCACCCTGGTCACCTGCGCCGTGCTGCTGGCGGCGACGCGCCGCTGGCGCGACGTCGGCGCCCTGGTGGGCCGTCCCCGCCGGCTGGGTGCCACGGCCCTGGCCGCGGTGCTGATCGGCGCGAACTGGGCGATCTACACCTACGCCGTGGTCTCCGGGCAGACGATCGAGGCGGCGCTGGGGTACTTCATCAACCCGCTCGTGGCCGTGCTGGCCGGGGTCTTCCTGCTCGGGGAGCGGCTGCGGCCGGCCCAGTGGGCGGCCGTGGGGATCTCGGTGGTCGCGGTCCTGGTCCTGGCCGTGGGCCACGGCGCCGTGCCGTGGATCGGGCTGGGGCTGGCCCTGAGCTTCGGCAGCTACGGGATCGCCAAGAACCGGCTGGGGCCCGTCAACCCGGTGGCCTCGCTCACCGCGGAGACGATCGTCCTGCTGCCGGCCCTGGTGGCCGGCACGTGGTGGCTCGCGGCCACGGCGCAGCTGACCCTCGTGACCGGGGGGCCCGGGCACTTCTGGGTGCTCGCGCTGTCCGGTCCCGTGACCGCCGCTCCGCTGATCCTGTTCGGCGCCGCGGCCGGCCGCCTGCCGCTCACCGTGGTGGGCATGCTGCAGTACCTGACCCCGGTGATCCAGTTCCTCGTGGGGCTGCTCGTGTTCGGCGAGCACATGACCCCCGGGCGCTGGGCCGGGTTCGTCCTCATCTGGTGCGCGCTGGCCGTGCTCAGCGTGGACTCGCTGCGGGTGGCCCGCCGGCAGCCGCGCTGA
- the eccD gene encoding type VII secretion integral membrane protein EccD: protein MAGPYTRVLLAGERRNADLLLPSDTPVGALMPQVLDLLDDHPREALGTKALVRADGAEVPPERTVAEAGVLDGERLRLVSRTEAPPAPIVYDLHDTVSDSTDAVRGRWSAAHRLLVCGTLAAAGSWLAVVGLLDRLAPAALAGACALLAAVLLVAGAALSAPGRRRAVAGTLVGAGALFAGTALVRLGLDAPWTAVGLGALAALVLGVAGFVVTRPLALFIAAAVTGALAATWAAAPAVAAWAVGDRDAAVGVGAAGIAGVVTLLVLGLLPAIALGASGLARLDDRQAAGGSVLRADARRALDAAHGGLVGGTIACAVSLAVAAWSIGSDTRAPAFSLPLLACLVVATALRARSFPLAAERIPLYLAAATGVLALARLAVATVPGAGTAVLAGLLVLALAVGAGLSAELPEHTRARLRRAGDALEALALFAAIPVLIGYAGIYASLLETFR, encoded by the coding sequence GTGGCCGGGCCGTACACGCGCGTCCTGCTGGCCGGGGAGCGCCGCAACGCGGACCTGCTGCTGCCCTCGGACACCCCGGTCGGCGCGCTGATGCCCCAGGTCCTGGACCTGCTGGACGACCACCCGCGGGAGGCCCTCGGGACCAAGGCGCTCGTGCGGGCCGACGGCGCCGAGGTGCCGCCGGAGCGGACGGTCGCCGAGGCCGGGGTGCTCGACGGCGAGCGCCTGCGCCTGGTCTCCCGCACCGAGGCCCCGCCGGCTCCCATCGTCTACGACCTCCACGACACCGTCTCGGACTCCACGGACGCCGTGCGCGGCCGCTGGTCGGCCGCCCACCGCCTCCTCGTGTGCGGGACGCTGGCCGCGGCCGGGTCCTGGCTGGCCGTCGTCGGGCTGCTGGACCGGCTCGCCCCCGCCGCCCTGGCGGGGGCCTGCGCGCTGCTGGCCGCCGTGCTGCTCGTGGCCGGGGCGGCACTGTCCGCCCCCGGCCGGCGCCGGGCCGTGGCCGGCACGCTCGTGGGCGCCGGGGCCCTGTTCGCCGGCACCGCCCTCGTGCGCCTGGGCCTGGACGCCCCGTGGACGGCGGTCGGCCTGGGCGCCCTGGCGGCGCTCGTGCTGGGCGTGGCCGGGTTCGTGGTGACCCGCCCCCTGGCCCTGTTCATCGCCGCCGCGGTCACGGGCGCCCTGGCGGCCACGTGGGCGGCTGCCCCGGCCGTGGCGGCGTGGGCCGTCGGCGACCGGGACGCCGCCGTGGGCGTGGGCGCGGCGGGGATCGCGGGGGTGGTGACCCTGCTCGTGCTGGGGCTGCTGCCCGCCATCGCCCTCGGCGCCTCGGGCCTGGCCCGTCTCGACGACCGCCAGGCCGCCGGCGGGTCCGTGCTGCGCGCGGACGCCCGGCGGGCGCTGGACGCCGCGCACGGCGGCCTGGTGGGCGGCACGATCGCCTGCGCGGTGTCCCTGGCCGTGGCCGCGTGGTCCATCGGCTCGGACACCCGGGCGCCCGCCTTCTCCCTGCCGCTGCTGGCGTGCCTCGTGGTGGCCACGGCGCTGCGGGCCCGGTCCTTCCCCCTGGCCGCCGAGCGGATCCCCCTGTACCTGGCCGCGGCGACCGGCGTGCTCGCCCTGGCCCGGCTGGCCGTCGCCACCGTCCCGGGCGCGGGGACCGCGGTCCTCGCCGGGCTGCTCGTGCTGGCCCTGGCCGTCGGCGCCGGCCTGTCCGCGGAGCTGCCCGAGCACACCCGGGCCCGGCTGCGCCGCGCCGGGGACGCCCTGGAGGCCCTCGCCCTGTTCGCCGCCATCCCGGTGCTGATCGGCTACGCCGGGATCTACGCCTCGCTCCTGGAGACCTTCCGATGA
- a CDS encoding FAD-dependent oxidoreductase: MTSVPDRPLRLAIIGAGPAGVYTADLLTKAERDFELSIDLFDRYPAPYGLIRYGVAPDHPRIKGIVKALHKVLDRGDIRFLGGVDFGTDLTLEDLRRHYDAVVVSTGAIRDADLDVPGVDLEGSFGAAEFVSWYDGHPDVPRHWPLTAREVAVIGNGNVALDVARMLSKHAEDLLVTEIPENVYAGLASSPVTDVHVFGRRGPAQVKFTPLELRELAHSRDVDIVLYPEDFEFDAASEEAATTNNQVKTMVGTLTNWLMEQEDRPGTASRRLHLHFLQQPVEILGADGAVAGLRMERMELDGTGNVTGTGEYTDYPVQAVYRAIGYHGSPVPGLAYDAGRGVVPNEAGRVLDEAGAVVPGVYASGWIKRGPVGLIGHTKGDALETIGCLLEDQPGLWTAQDPDEQAVLDLLTARGVEYTTWEGWLALDAHELALGAAATATGPVERERVKVVPREDMVRISRAG; encoded by the coding sequence GTGACCTCTGTCCCCGACCGCCCCCTTCGCCTCGCGATCATCGGCGCTGGACCGGCCGGCGTGTACACCGCGGACCTGCTGACCAAGGCCGAGCGGGACTTCGAGCTGAGCATCGACCTGTTCGACCGGTATCCGGCCCCGTACGGGTTGATCCGGTACGGGGTGGCCCCGGACCACCCGCGGATCAAGGGCATCGTCAAGGCCCTGCACAAGGTGTTGGACCGCGGGGACATCCGGTTCCTGGGCGGGGTGGACTTCGGCACCGACCTGACCCTGGAGGACCTGCGCCGCCACTACGACGCGGTCGTGGTCTCCACCGGGGCCATCCGGGACGCCGACCTGGACGTGCCGGGCGTGGACCTGGAAGGCTCGTTCGGGGCGGCGGAGTTCGTGTCCTGGTACGACGGGCACCCCGACGTGCCCCGCCACTGGCCGCTGACCGCCCGGGAGGTGGCGGTGATCGGCAACGGGAACGTGGCCCTGGACGTGGCCCGGATGCTGTCCAAGCACGCCGAGGACCTGCTGGTCACCGAGATCCCCGAGAACGTCTACGCCGGGCTGGCCTCGTCCCCGGTGACGGACGTGCACGTGTTCGGCCGCCGGGGCCCGGCCCAGGTGAAGTTCACCCCGCTGGAGCTGCGCGAGCTGGCGCACTCGAGGGACGTGGACATCGTGTTGTACCCGGAGGACTTCGAGTTCGACGCGGCCTCGGAGGAGGCGGCCACCACGAACAACCAGGTCAAGACCATGGTCGGGACGCTGACGAACTGGCTGATGGAGCAGGAGGACCGCCCGGGCACGGCCTCGCGGCGGCTGCACCTGCACTTCCTGCAGCAGCCCGTGGAGATCCTCGGGGCCGACGGGGCGGTGGCCGGGCTGCGGATGGAGCGGATGGAACTGGACGGCACCGGCAACGTGACCGGGACCGGGGAGTACACCGACTACCCGGTGCAGGCGGTGTACCGGGCGATCGGCTACCACGGGTCCCCGGTGCCGGGGCTGGCCTACGACGCCGGCCGGGGGGTGGTGCCGAACGAGGCCGGCCGGGTGCTGGACGAGGCCGGGGCGGTGGTGCCGGGGGTGTATGCCTCGGGGTGGATCAAGCGCGGCCCGGTGGGGCTGATCGGGCACACCAAGGGGGACGCCCTGGAGACCATCGGGTGCCTGCTCGAGGACCAGCCGGGGCTGTGGACCGCGCAGGACCCGGACGAGCAGGCCGTCCTGGACCTGCTCACCGCACGGGGGGTGGAGTACACCACCTGGGAGGGGTGGCTGGCCCTGGACGCCCACGAGCTCGCCCTGGGCGCCGCCGCCACCGCCACCGGCCCCGTCGAGCGCGAACGCGTCAAGGTCGTCCCCCGCGAGGACATGGTGCGCATCAGCCGCGCCGGCTGA
- a CDS encoding HIT family protein: MIRSHAPAGYVCPFCGLVAGDVSDPGNRCELTDLVYRDEDLVVFIAVDGFGPYEGHAMISPARHYETLYELPDRVLQRIGLMARQVALAMKRAWAPEGISTRQHNEPAGNQHVWHYHLHVFPRWNDDMLYRQMRHAVEPAVRAVKARELAAVLDAGPTRID; the protein is encoded by the coding sequence GTGATCCGCAGCCACGCCCCCGCCGGGTACGTGTGCCCGTTCTGCGGGCTGGTGGCCGGTGACGTCTCCGACCCGGGCAACCGCTGTGAGCTGACGGACCTCGTCTACCGGGACGAGGACCTCGTGGTGTTCATCGCCGTGGACGGCTTCGGCCCCTACGAGGGCCACGCCATGATCTCCCCGGCCCGGCACTACGAGACGCTCTACGAGCTGCCGGACCGCGTGCTGCAGCGCATCGGGCTGATGGCCCGCCAGGTGGCGCTGGCCATGAAGCGGGCGTGGGCGCCCGAGGGGATCTCCACCCGCCAGCACAACGAGCCGGCCGGGAACCAGCACGTGTGGCACTACCACCTGCACGTGTTCCCGCGGTGGAACGACGACATGCTCTACCGGCAGATGCGCCACGCGGTGGAGCCGGCGGTGCGGGCCGTGAAGGCCCGCGAGCTGGCCGCCGTGCTCGACGCCGGCCCCACCCGGATCGACTGA
- a CDS encoding YajQ family cyclic di-GMP-binding protein, producing MASDSTFDVVSKVDKQEVSNALHQAQKEIAQRYDFKGVGAEIDFSGERILMKAASEERVKAVLDVFQSKLVKRNISLKSLDAGEPYASGKEYRLEAGIKEGIDQPTAKKITKLIRDEAPKSVKATIQGDELRVSSKSRDDLQDTIALLKGFEDADLQFINFR from the coding sequence ATGGCCAGTGATTCGACGTTCGACGTGGTCAGCAAGGTCGACAAGCAGGAGGTCAGCAACGCGCTGCACCAGGCCCAGAAGGAGATCGCGCAGCGCTACGACTTCAAGGGCGTGGGCGCCGAGATCGACTTCAGCGGCGAGAGGATCCTGATGAAGGCCGCCTCCGAGGAGCGCGTGAAGGCGGTGCTGGACGTGTTCCAGTCCAAGCTCGTCAAGCGCAACATCTCGCTGAAGTCCCTGGACGCCGGCGAGCCGTACGCCTCGGGCAAGGAGTACCGGCTCGAGGCCGGGATCAAGGAGGGCATCGACCAGCCCACGGCCAAGAAGATCACCAAGCTCATCCGCGACGAGGCGCCGAAGTCGGTCAAGGCCACCATCCAGGGCGACGAGCTGCGCGTGTCCTCGAAGTCGCGCGACGACCTCCAGGACACCATCGCCCTGCTCAAGGGCTTCGAGGACGCCGACCTGCAGTTCATCAACTTCCGCTGA